One genomic region from Cucumis melo cultivar AY chromosome 9, USDA_Cmelo_AY_1.0, whole genome shotgun sequence encodes:
- the LOC103482843 gene encoding uncharacterized protein LOC103482843 isoform X3, translating to MLNLLSLRRLSWGSGSDGQEKVVLSAVELATLRSEIADLEEREAHLKAQLEHIDELLRSARLSGYLYIRTRWEALPGEPPPIDDTDVDDWLPRFVVLHGKCIYFYLSSTDISPQDSTLLADIVEVGSLPSITREDEDEDVRYAFYISTRQGLRYECSSISKIQVDSWLLALQSDCKIGCGNETSSSNNGSISLK from the exons ATGTTGAACTTGCTTAGTCTCCGGCGACTGTCGTGGGGTTCGGGGAGTGATGGTCAAGAAAAG GTTGTGCTGAGTGCTGTGGAGTTAGCGACATTGCGATCCGAGATTGCTGATCTTGAAGAGCGGGAAGCTCACCTAAAAGCTCA GTTGGAACACATTGATGAACTTTTGCGGTCTGCTCGTCTGTCGGGCTATTTGTACATTCGAACT AGATGGGAAGCCCTACCAGGAGAACCTCCTCCTATCGATGATACCGATGTCGACGATTGGCTACCACGCTTTGTTGTCTTACATGGAAAGTGTATATATTTCTACTTATCATCTACAG ATATTAGCCCTCAGGATTCCACCCTTCTAGCTGACATCGTTGAAGTGGGTTCTCTGCCGAGCATTACAcgtgaagatgaagatgaagatgtgAGATATGCATTCTACATTTCAACTCGTCAGGGGCTGCGATACGAATGCTCGAGTATTTCTAAGATTCAG GTGGACTCTTGGTTATTGGCTTTGCAGAGCGATTGCAAGATAGGATGTGGAAATGAAACTTCTAGTTCAAATAATGGAAGTATTAGTTTGAAGTAA
- the LOC103482844 gene encoding uncharacterized protein LOC103482844, which yields MGGAQAIKRIPRIKFPKRHPSSSGSTSKTPSSNGGDDHIFFSSLEKDASKTVGGKASLQPKRIPLSNEEIEAILLGGCI from the exons ATGGGCGGAGCTCAGGCCATCAAACGGATCCCCCGCATCAAGTTCCCTAAACGACATCCCAGCTCCTCTG GTTCTACTTCCAAGACTCCATCAAGCAATGGAGGGGATGATCAtattttcttctcctctttAGAAAAAGATGCCTCCAAAACTGTTGGAGGAAAAGCCTCTCTTCAGCCTAAAAGGATACCCTTGTCCAATGAGGAGATTGAGGCTATTTTG TTGGGTGGCTGCATCTGA
- the LOC103482838 gene encoding GDSL esterase/lipase At4g10955 isoform X1: MHVTIIQPLSELFLAGVEQLGSKEERRGILNVMASEREVFELSGPLHLASVDWENANHRRSVAACLVQGVYILERDRQEKRQGTEAFAPRWWEFCHFRLLRQLVDDVDSSIFGAVYEFKPLLLQGHHKVDGSPRFVIAFRGTLTKPDSVSRDIELDLHLIQNGLHRTSRFEIAMQVVRNMVATVGDSNVWLAGHSLGSAMAMLAGRTMARTGIFLKSYLFNPPFFAAPIERIKDKKLKHGLRIAGSVITAGLALALKAGSNNNQRNGIEEPFFAIAAWVPSLFVNPSDHVGSEYIGYFEHRKKMEDIGAGSIERLATQNSIGGLLLNALGRESEPIHLIPSAELVVNLSPAQDFKQAHGIHQWWQPHLQLHSKIYEYS; encoded by the exons ATGCATGTTACTATAATACAGCCACTTTCTGAACTTTTCCTTGCCGGTGTAGAGCAGCTGGGTTCCAAAGAGGAAAGGAGAGGAATATTAAATGTAATGGCCTCTGAGAGGGAAGTTTTTGAACTTTCAGGGCCATTACACTTGGCTTCGGTTGATTG GGAGAATGCCAATCACAGAAGGTCAGTTGCCGCTTGTTTGGTTCAAGGCGTTTACATTTTAGAACGAGACCGCCAGGAGAAGCGTCAAGGCACCGAGGCCTTTGCTCCCCGCTGGTGGGAATTCTGTCACTTTCGGTTGCTTCGTCAGCTCGTGGATGATGTTGACTCTTCCATTTTTGGTGCTGTTTATGAATTCAAACCTTTGCTGCTCCAAGGTCACCACAAGGTTGATGGGAGTCCCCGTTTTGTGATTGCTTTCCGAGGCACCTTAACCAAACCAGATTCCGTCTCTCGCGACATAGAGTTAGATCTTCACCTCATTCAAAATGGTCTGCATCGGACATCACGTTTCGAGATTGCGATGCAAGTGGTTCGGAACATGGTTGCTACTGTTGGTGACTCGAATGTCTGGTTAGCTGGCCATTCCCTCGGGTCTGCCATGGCAATGCTTGCTGGAAGAACCATGGCAAGAACAGGCATTTTCCTCAAATCATACCTCTTCAATCCTCCATTCTTCGCCGCTCCAATAGAGAGAATCAAGGACAAGAAACTAAAACATGGATTACGGATTGCTGGGAGTGTTATCACTGCGGGACTCGCTCTTGCTTTGAAGGCTGGAAGTAACAATAACCAAAGGAATGGAATTGAGGAGCCATTTTTTGCTATAGCAGCATGGGTTCCTTCTTTGTTTGTTAATCCATCAGACCACGTAGGATCAGAATACATTGGATATTTTGAACACAGGAAGAAGATGGAAGATATCGGTGCGGGAAGTATCGAGAGATTAGCAACACAGAATTCGATTGGAGGTCTTTTGTTGAATGCACTTGGGAGGGAATCTGAGCCAATTCATCTCATTCCATCAGCAGAGTTGGTTGTAAATTTATCTCCTGCACAAGACTTTAAACAAGCTCATGGCATTCACCAATGGTGGCAACCACATTTACAATTGCACTCAAAGATTTATGAGTACTcctaa
- the LOC103482845 gene encoding uncharacterized protein LOC103482845, which yields MASLLQETSQKVLTPEILRSAAKQSQGCLVVPVRLRRAIKKYLGDQEVSHLKRKVLRLSKTFSGIKDVNLQLAATTSKELVEDPLKSVEQSQRWKIKSVYGDIGFQYTDDETIAYVASRMPAVFSACYRVLNEVRRRLPDFSPTSVLDFGAGTGSGFWALREVWPHSIQKVNIVEPSQSMQRAGQSLIQGLKNLPLIHGYDSIQSLNKDISKSEREHDLVIASYVLGEIPSFQDRVTIVRQLWNLTKDVLVLVEPGTPQGSNIISQMRSHILWMEKRKWKKYENKKNIASKDLVTQTCGAYVVAPCPHDGKCPLENSGKYCHFVQRLQRTTTQRTYKHSKGKSLRGFEDEKFSFVAFRRGQRPREPWPLDGMRFETLKEQRAKRNPEDLEIDYEDLVKMENQLQVVPYQEADPVSYDSDVMETEVLDVDEEEEGEEQGEPALADLSGGWGRIVFPPRRRGRHITMNICRSTKRDASEGSFEQVVVTQSQNPTLHHQARRSIWGDLWPY from the exons ATGGCGTCTCTATTACAAGAAACATCTCAAAAAGTACTCACGCCGGAGATTCTCCGCTCCGCCGCCAAACAATCACAGGGTTGCCTCGTCGTCCCAGTCCGCCTCCGCCGTGCCATCAAGAAGTACCTCGGAG ACCAAGAAGTGTCTCACTTGAAGAGGAAGGTGTTGAGGCTGTCTAAAACATTCAGTGGCATCAAGGATGTTAATCTGCAGCTGGCAGCAACCACTTCAAAGGAACTTGTTGAAGATCCTCTGAAATCCGTAGAGCAATCCCAGCGCTGGAAGATTAAGAGCGTCTATGGCGATATTGGCTTTCAGTACACAGATGATGAGACCATTGCTTATGTCGCCTCTCGTATGCCTGCTGTTTTCTCTGCTTGCTACAGAGTTCTTAACGAG GTTCGTAGAAGACTACCCGATTTCTCTCCAACTAGTGTATTGGATTTTGGTGCTGGGACTGGTTCAGGTTTCTG GGCTTTGCGAGAGGTTTGGCCTCATTCTATACAGAAAGTTAATATAGTAGAACCATCGCAATCAATGCAACGTGCTGGGCAGAGTTTGATTCAAG GCCTAAAGAACTTGCCACTTATTCATGGTTATGACAGCATTCAGTCGCTTAACAAAGATATTAGTAAGTCAGAGAGAGAACATGACCTTGTCATTGCT TCTTATGTTCTCGGGGAGATACCGTCATTTCAGGACAGGGTAACCATAGTACGCCAGCTTTGGAATCTTACAAAAGATGTTCTG GTTTTGGTTGAACCTGGAACACCACAAGGCTCGAATATCATCTCTCAAATGCGATCTCATATACTGTGGATGGAAAAAAGa aaatggaagaaatatgaaaacaagaaaaatataGCTTCTAAGGACTTGGTAACTCAAACGTGCGGTGCTTATGTAGTTGCTCCT TGTCCTCATGATGGAAAATGTCCATTAGAGAATTCTGGCAAGTATTGCCATTTTGTTCAGCGGTTGCAAAGGACAACTACGCAACGAACTTACAAG CATTCCAAGGGTAAATCTTTAAGAGGCTTTGAGGATgagaaattttcttttgttgcttTCAGGCGTGGACAACGTCCTCG GGAACCGTGGCCTCTCGATGGCATGAGATTTGAGACACTAAAGGAACAGCGTGCCAAAAGAAATCCAGAAGATCTAGAGATTGATTATG AGGATCTAGTAAAGATGGAAAATCAACTTCAAGTTGTTCCATACCAAGAAGCGGATCCAGTTTCATATGATTCTGATGTCATGGAAACTGAAGTTCTTGAcgttgatgaagaagaagagggagAGGAACAAGGAGAACCAGCGCTTGCTGATCTCAGTGGTGGTTGGGGCAGAATTGTATTTCCACCAAGACGAAGGGGTAGGCACATAACAATGAATATTTGTCGATCGACAAAACGAGATGCCTCGGAGGGCTCATTTGAGCAAGTTGTTGTAACACAAAGTCAGAATCCTACTTTACACCATCAAGCTCGAAGGTCAATTTGGGGTGATTTATGGCCTTATTGA
- the LOC103482838 gene encoding GDSL esterase/lipase At4g10955 isoform X2, with protein sequence MASEREVFELSGPLHLASVDWENANHRRSVAACLVQGVYILERDRQEKRQGTEAFAPRWWEFCHFRLLRQLVDDVDSSIFGAVYEFKPLLLQGHHKVDGSPRFVIAFRGTLTKPDSVSRDIELDLHLIQNGLHRTSRFEIAMQVVRNMVATVGDSNVWLAGHSLGSAMAMLAGRTMARTGIFLKSYLFNPPFFAAPIERIKDKKLKHGLRIAGSVITAGLALALKAGSNNNQRNGIEEPFFAIAAWVPSLFVNPSDHVGSEYIGYFEHRKKMEDIGAGSIERLATQNSIGGLLLNALGRESEPIHLIPSAELVVNLSPAQDFKQAHGIHQWWQPHLQLHSKIYEYS encoded by the exons ATGGCCTCTGAGAGGGAAGTTTTTGAACTTTCAGGGCCATTACACTTGGCTTCGGTTGATTG GGAGAATGCCAATCACAGAAGGTCAGTTGCCGCTTGTTTGGTTCAAGGCGTTTACATTTTAGAACGAGACCGCCAGGAGAAGCGTCAAGGCACCGAGGCCTTTGCTCCCCGCTGGTGGGAATTCTGTCACTTTCGGTTGCTTCGTCAGCTCGTGGATGATGTTGACTCTTCCATTTTTGGTGCTGTTTATGAATTCAAACCTTTGCTGCTCCAAGGTCACCACAAGGTTGATGGGAGTCCCCGTTTTGTGATTGCTTTCCGAGGCACCTTAACCAAACCAGATTCCGTCTCTCGCGACATAGAGTTAGATCTTCACCTCATTCAAAATGGTCTGCATCGGACATCACGTTTCGAGATTGCGATGCAAGTGGTTCGGAACATGGTTGCTACTGTTGGTGACTCGAATGTCTGGTTAGCTGGCCATTCCCTCGGGTCTGCCATGGCAATGCTTGCTGGAAGAACCATGGCAAGAACAGGCATTTTCCTCAAATCATACCTCTTCAATCCTCCATTCTTCGCCGCTCCAATAGAGAGAATCAAGGACAAGAAACTAAAACATGGATTACGGATTGCTGGGAGTGTTATCACTGCGGGACTCGCTCTTGCTTTGAAGGCTGGAAGTAACAATAACCAAAGGAATGGAATTGAGGAGCCATTTTTTGCTATAGCAGCATGGGTTCCTTCTTTGTTTGTTAATCCATCAGACCACGTAGGATCAGAATACATTGGATATTTTGAACACAGGAAGAAGATGGAAGATATCGGTGCGGGAAGTATCGAGAGATTAGCAACACAGAATTCGATTGGAGGTCTTTTGTTGAATGCACTTGGGAGGGAATCTGAGCCAATTCATCTCATTCCATCAGCAGAGTTGGTTGTAAATTTATCTCCTGCACAAGACTTTAAACAAGCTCATGGCATTCACCAATGGTGGCAACCACATTTACAATTGCACTCAAAGATTTATGAGTACTcctaa
- the LOC103482842 gene encoding UDP-glucose 4-epimerase GEPI48, protein MAKSILVTGGAGYIGSHTVLQLLLGGYNAVVVDNLDNSSEIAIRRVRDLAGDLGKNLTFHKLDLRDKPALEKVFASTKFDAVIHFAGLKAVGESVQKPLLYYDNNLIGTIVLFEVMASHGCKKLVFSSSATVYGWPKTVPCTEEFPLSATNPYGRTKLFIEEICRDIYRSDSDWKIILLRYFNPVGAHPSGDIGEDPRGIPNNLMPFVQQVAVGRRPALTVFGSDYSTTDGTGVRDYIHVVDLADGHIAALRKVDDPSIGCEVYNLGTGKGTSVLEMVSAFEKASGKKIPLVMADRRPGDAEVVYAETDKAEKELKWKAKYGIEEMCRDQWNWASKNPYGYEASASKN, encoded by the exons ATGGCGAAGAGCATTTTGGTCACTGGTGGAGCTGGATACATCGGCAGCCACACAGTTCTTCAACTTCTTCTCGGCGGTTACAACGCCGTCGTCGTCGATAACTTGGATAACTCCTCCGAGATCGCTATTCGCAGAGTCAGAGATCTCGCTGGAGATTTAGGGAAGAATCTCACATTTCACAAG CTTGATTTGAGGGATAAACCAGCTCTCGAGAAGGTTTTTGCTTCGACGAA ATTCGATGCTGTCATCCACTTTGCTGGACTTAAAGCAGTTGGCGAAAGTGTCCAAAAGCCACTGCTCTACTACGACAACAACTTAATAGGGACAATTGTCCTGTTTGAAGTCATGGCTTCCCACGGATGCAAAAAG CTTGTGTTTTCATCATCAGCCACCGTTTATGGTTGGCCAAAGACAGTCCCTTGCACCGAAGAGTTCCCTCTGTCTGCAACAAACCCTTATGGACGAACCAAG CTTTTCATCGAAGAAATTTGCCGCGATATTTACCGATCAGATTCAGATTGGAAAATCATATTGCTTAGATACTTCAATCCAGTAGGTGCTCATCCCAGTGGAGACATTGGTGAAGACCCCCGTGGAATTCCCAACAACTTGATGCCCTTTGTGCAACAAGTTGCTGTTGGCAGACGGCCAGCCTTGACAGTTTTCGGATCCGACTACTCTACCACGGATGGAACCGGG GTTCGTGACTACATTCATGTTGTTGATTTAGCTGATGGACATATTGCTGCATTGCGCAAAGTGGATGATCCCAGCATAG GCTGTGAGGTTTACAATCTGGGAACTGGAAAGGGTACTTCAGTTTTGGAGATGGTTTCAGCATTTGAAAAAGCGTCTGGAAAG AAAATTCCTCTTGTGATGGCGGATAGACGACCGGGAGACGCCGAAGTCGTATATGCCGAAACAGATAAAGCAGAGAAGGAGCTGAAATGGAA GGCAAAGTATGGAATTGAAGAAATGTGCAGAGATCAGTGGAACTGGGCAAGCAAAAATCCTTATGGTTATGAAGCTTCAGCCTCCAAAAATTGA
- the LOC103482846 gene encoding transcription factor WER-like, with protein MGRTSSCCSKGGLHKGPWTAREDALLVNYIQQNGEGHWRALPKKAGLLRCGKSCRLRWMNYLRPDIKRGNITADEDDLIIKLHSLLGNRWSLIAGRLPGRTDNEIKNYWNSHLSKRLAITKDNAGETKKESNGETSNTRKPTEVSSFCNDDNSSNGIGSELLLSSGNQGGEDGGSRGGGGETDQLGVNGDEEIIEKVKAGREELEESGDFFDGCEGLYKGLSWNGSENGERVDEIEDDSYQQLLNLEGEDYIQLESFIDYFLI; from the exons ATGGGAAGAACATCATCTTGTTGTTCCAAAGGAGGCTTACACAAAGGGCCATGGACTGCTAGAGAAGATGCATTGCTTGTCAACTATATTCAACAAAATGGTGAAGGCCATTGGAGAGCTTTGCCTAAGAAAGCTG GTCTGCTTAGATGCGGTAAGAGTTGTAGATTGAGATGGATGAATTATCTTCGACCTGACATTAAACGAGGTAACATAACCGCTGACGAAGACGACTTGATCATAAAGCTACATTCACTTCTTGGCAACCGTTGGTCGTTGATCGCCGGTAGACTCCCCGGGCGAACTGACAATGAGATAAAGAACTACTGGAATTCCCACCTTAGCAAAAGGTTAGCAATAACCAAAGACAATGCAGGAGAGACGAAGAAGGAAAGCAATGGAGAGACATCAAATACTAGAAAACCAACTGAAGTTTCGTCGTTTTGCAACGACGATAACTCGAGCAATGGTATAGGAAGTGAGCTTCTATTGTCATCAGGAAATCAAGGAGGCGAAGACGGTGGCAGCCGAGGTGGTGGAGGTGAGACTGATCAGTTGGGTGTGAATGGAGATGAAGAGATCATTGAAAAGGTGAAAGCTGGAAGGGAAGAATTGGAAGAAAGTGGGGATTTTTTTGATGGATGTGAAGGTTTGTATAAAGGGTTATCATGGAATGGTTCAGAAAATGGCGAAAGGGTAGATGAAATTGAAGATGATTCTTACCAACAACTACTCAACCTTGAGGGAGAAGATTACATTCAATTAGAGTCCTTCATTGATTACTTCTTAATTTGA
- the LOC103482843 gene encoding uncharacterized protein LOC103482843 isoform X1, translating into MVTVILMDDTSTRIKFIPDHFQVSPSNSDCSENSTPSSSTEHPRVNDSSRSHDHSWTRRKLRSASFMLNLLSLRRLSWGSGSDGQEKVVLSAVELATLRSEIADLEEREAHLKAQLEHIDELLRSARLSGYLYIRTRWEALPGEPPPIDDTDVDDWLPRFVVLHGKCIYFYLSSTDISPQDSTLLADIVEVGSLPSITREDEDEDVRYAFYISTRQGLRYECSSISKIQVDSWLLALQSDCKIGCGNETSSSNNGSISLK; encoded by the exons ATG GTTACAGTCATCTTAATGGATGATACCTCCACAAGGATAAAGTTTATTCCAGATCACTTTCAAGTTTCACCTTCCAATTCGGACTGTTCTGAAAATAGTACCCCATCCTCATCCACTGAACACCCAAGAGTAAACGATTCATCAAG GTCACATGACCATTCTTGGACTCGGCGAAAACTAAGAAGTGCCTCATTCATGTTGAACTTGCTTAGTCTCCGGCGACTGTCGTGGGGTTCGGGGAGTGATGGTCAAGAAAAG GTTGTGCTGAGTGCTGTGGAGTTAGCGACATTGCGATCCGAGATTGCTGATCTTGAAGAGCGGGAAGCTCACCTAAAAGCTCA GTTGGAACACATTGATGAACTTTTGCGGTCTGCTCGTCTGTCGGGCTATTTGTACATTCGAACT AGATGGGAAGCCCTACCAGGAGAACCTCCTCCTATCGATGATACCGATGTCGACGATTGGCTACCACGCTTTGTTGTCTTACATGGAAAGTGTATATATTTCTACTTATCATCTACAG ATATTAGCCCTCAGGATTCCACCCTTCTAGCTGACATCGTTGAAGTGGGTTCTCTGCCGAGCATTACAcgtgaagatgaagatgaagatgtgAGATATGCATTCTACATTTCAACTCGTCAGGGGCTGCGATACGAATGCTCGAGTATTTCTAAGATTCAG GTGGACTCTTGGTTATTGGCTTTGCAGAGCGATTGCAAGATAGGATGTGGAAATGAAACTTCTAGTTCAAATAATGGAAGTATTAGTTTGAAGTAA
- the LOC103482840 gene encoding cytochrome b561 and DOMON domain-containing protein At3g61750-like → MALSYSSNKLLLFSLFCFISIVGFNLKAVIAYSNTANPSATCNTNLRTILPPPYSDLSSLSCSHIWQQKFSFSFYQDGQNVTTIVLSGKNNHQWIGIGFSRNGSMVGSSAMVAWVEPNGVSGIRQYHLEGKNMSKVIPDKGDLKFTTARPVVVAHGDLLYIAFQLQFAASLAFQPILLAIGSANPYKNGSLPKHINSTTTFIEFSSGHHLTSHPMSPDDLRKYHGVTAVIGWGTVTPAGLLVARYFRHLEPSWYYIHSSVQFVGFFIGIVSISIGRTLYQKLGAVFVAHKFLGYTVFCLAGLEVCQFIGRPSSDSKRRQYWNFAHYWVGRIAMVLGLLNIFVGFHGVVAHDRLMRIGFGILFVALLTTMIFLEVRRRRENLIPETMIDQPPVFQVIDKSLTTGHRKSVS, encoded by the exons atggcACTTTCATATTCTTCAAACAAACTTCTCCTCTTTTCACTCTTCTGCTTCATATCCATCGTCGGATTCAATCTCAAAGCCGTCATCGCCTATTCCAACACGGCCAATCCTTCGGCAACCTGCAATACGAATCTCAGAACCATTCTTCCTCCACCATATTCTGATCTCTCCAGCCTATCTTGCTCCCACATTTGGCAACAGAAGTTTTCCTTCAGT TTTTACCAGGACGGTCAGAACGTGACGACGATCGTTTTATCAGGGAAGAATAATCACCAATGGATTGGAATTGGATTCTCTCGAAATGGGAGTATGGTGGGATCGAGCGCTATGGTGGCGTGGGTGGAACCAAATGGCGTCTCTGGAATAAGGCAATACCATTTAGAAGGCAAAAACATGTCTAAAGTCATACCTGACAAAGGCGATTTGAAATTCACCACTGCAAGACCTGTAGTTGTTGCTCATGGAGATTTACTCTACATCGCTTTCCAGCTCCAATTCGCCGCTTCCCTGGCTTTCCAACCCATTTTATTGGCAATCGGCTCTGCAAATCCCTACAAAAATGGCTCCCTCCCAAAACATATCAACAGCACTACCACCTTCATCGAGTTCTCCTcag GTCACCATCTAACATCCCATCCAATGAGCCCCGACGATCTGAGAAAATACCATGGAGTCACGGCGGTAATCGGTTGGGGCACTGTGACACCGGCGGGGTTGTTAGTCGCTAGATACTTTCGACACTTGGAACCGTCGTGGTACTACATTCATTCTTCGGTACAGTTCGTTGGATTCTTCATTGGAATTGTATCTATCTCTATAGGACGCACTTTGTACCAAAAACTCGGCGCCGTCTTCGTAGCACACAAATTCTTGGGCTACACTGTGTTTTGCCTTGCAGGTCTCGAG GTATGTCAGTTCATTGGAAGGCCATCAAGTGACTCTAAACGCCGACAGTATTGGAACTTTGCTCACTATTGGGTGGGGAGAATTGCAATGGTATTGGGACTTTTGAACATTTTCGTCGGATTCCATGGAGTTGTCGCCCATGATCGGTTGATGAGGATAGGGTTTGGAATTTTGTTTGTAGCTCTGTTGACGACAATGATCTTTCTCGAAGTTCGAAGGCGAAGAGAAAACCTAATACCGGAAACCATGATTGATCAACCGCCGGTGTTTCAAGTGATCGATAAATCGTTAACGACTGGACATAGAAAAAGCGTTTCTTGA
- the LOC103482843 gene encoding uncharacterized protein LOC103482843 isoform X2, whose translation MDDTSTRIKFIPDHFQVSPSNSDCSENSTPSSSTEHPRVNDSSRSHDHSWTRRKLRSASFMLNLLSLRRLSWGSGSDGQEKVVLSAVELATLRSEIADLEEREAHLKAQLEHIDELLRSARLSGYLYIRTRWEALPGEPPPIDDTDVDDWLPRFVVLHGKCIYFYLSSTDISPQDSTLLADIVEVGSLPSITREDEDEDVRYAFYISTRQGLRYECSSISKIQVDSWLLALQSDCKIGCGNETSSSNNGSISLK comes from the exons ATGGATGATACCTCCACAAGGATAAAGTTTATTCCAGATCACTTTCAAGTTTCACCTTCCAATTCGGACTGTTCTGAAAATAGTACCCCATCCTCATCCACTGAACACCCAAGAGTAAACGATTCATCAAG GTCACATGACCATTCTTGGACTCGGCGAAAACTAAGAAGTGCCTCATTCATGTTGAACTTGCTTAGTCTCCGGCGACTGTCGTGGGGTTCGGGGAGTGATGGTCAAGAAAAG GTTGTGCTGAGTGCTGTGGAGTTAGCGACATTGCGATCCGAGATTGCTGATCTTGAAGAGCGGGAAGCTCACCTAAAAGCTCA GTTGGAACACATTGATGAACTTTTGCGGTCTGCTCGTCTGTCGGGCTATTTGTACATTCGAACT AGATGGGAAGCCCTACCAGGAGAACCTCCTCCTATCGATGATACCGATGTCGACGATTGGCTACCACGCTTTGTTGTCTTACATGGAAAGTGTATATATTTCTACTTATCATCTACAG ATATTAGCCCTCAGGATTCCACCCTTCTAGCTGACATCGTTGAAGTGGGTTCTCTGCCGAGCATTACAcgtgaagatgaagatgaagatgtgAGATATGCATTCTACATTTCAACTCGTCAGGGGCTGCGATACGAATGCTCGAGTATTTCTAAGATTCAG GTGGACTCTTGGTTATTGGCTTTGCAGAGCGATTGCAAGATAGGATGTGGAAATGAAACTTCTAGTTCAAATAATGGAAGTATTAGTTTGAAGTAA